A region of Asterias amurensis chromosome 20, ASM3211899v1 DNA encodes the following proteins:
- the LOC139952161 gene encoding ras-related protein Rab-10-like isoform X1, which translates to MPSKKKKTKKGSTSSCQSSQHSANSRPISTASPQQESFAAKYNIRPAFDLILKFLLVGDSEVGKSSIVLRYSDNNYRESFISTIGIDFKIKTVELQGKKIKLQIWDTAGQERFHTITTSYYRGAMGIMLVYDITQEKTFDNIAKWLRNIQEHANEDVEKMLLGNKCDMEDKRMISKERGETIARENGIKFLETSAKANVNVEKAFMTLAEDILKKYPQKDPASGTTGNIKPTGDDGSRPNKCC; encoded by the exons ATGCCgtcgaagaagaagaagactaaAAAAGGGAGTACTTCTTCTTGTCAAAGTAGTCAACACTCGGCGAACAGTCGGCCTATATCTACGGCAAGCCCTCAGCAGGAATCGTTTGCAGCAAAATATAACATTCGGCCAGCGTTTGATCTCATCTTAAAGTTTTTACTGGTTGGTGATTCAGAAGTAGGAAAGTCATCCATAGTACTACGCTACTCTGATAATAATTACAGGGAAAGTTTTATATCCACTATTG GTATTGACTTCAAAATCAAGACAGTGGAACTACAAGGAAAGAAGATTAAACTTCAGATATGGGACACAGCCGGCCAAGAGCGATTCCACACCATCACCACCTCATACTACAGGGGGGCAATGGGCATTATGTTGGTCTATGATATAACACAAGAGAAGACATTCGATAACATTGCAAAGTGGCTACGTAACATACAAgag CATGCAAATGAAGATGTAGAAAAGATGCTGTTGGGAAACAAGTGTGACATGGAAGACAAGAGAATGATCAGCAAAGAAAGGGGAGAGACT ATTGCGAGGGAGAATGGCATTAAATTCTTAGAAACTAGTGCCAAGGCTAACGTCAACGTTGAGAAGGCTTTCATGACACTCGCAGAGGACATTCTAAAGAAG TATCCACAGAAAGATCCAGCAAGCGGAACGACCGGTAACATCAAACCAACAGGAGATGACGGTAGTCGACCCAACAAGTGCTGTTAG
- the LOC139952161 gene encoding ras-related protein Rab-10-like isoform X2, with product MDKNGELSRHLYDMLMKMIVVGDSFVGKSAIVGRFVNMDDPTLRKFHSTIGIDFKIKTVELQGKKIKLQIWDTAGQERFHTITTSYYRGAMGIMLVYDITQEKTFDNIAKWLRNIQEHANEDVEKMLLGNKCDMEDKRMISKERGETIARENGIKFLETSAKANVNVEKAFMTLAEDILKKYPQKDPASGTTGNIKPTGDDGSRPNKCC from the exons ATGGACAAAAATGGAGAACTCTCAAGACACTTGTATGATATGCTGATGAAGATGATCGTCGTAGGCGATAGTTTCGTTGGCAAGAGCGCCATTGTGGGGAGGTTTGTTAATATGGACGATCCGACACTTCGGAAATTCCATTCCACGATTG GTATTGACTTCAAAATCAAGACAGTGGAACTACAAGGAAAGAAGATTAAACTTCAGATATGGGACACAGCCGGCCAAGAGCGATTCCACACCATCACCACCTCATACTACAGGGGGGCAATGGGCATTATGTTGGTCTATGATATAACACAAGAGAAGACATTCGATAACATTGCAAAGTGGCTACGTAACATACAAgag CATGCAAATGAAGATGTAGAAAAGATGCTGTTGGGAAACAAGTGTGACATGGAAGACAAGAGAATGATCAGCAAAGAAAGGGGAGAGACT ATTGCGAGGGAGAATGGCATTAAATTCTTAGAAACTAGTGCCAAGGCTAACGTCAACGTTGAGAAGGCTTTCATGACACTCGCAGAGGACATTCTAAAGAAG TATCCACAGAAAGATCCAGCAAGCGGAACGACCGGTAACATCAAACCAACAGGAGATGACGGTAGTCGACCCAACAAGTGCTGTTAG